Below is a genomic region from Desulfurobacterium indicum.
CTTAAAGTTGCCGTAAACCACCTTAAGGGAAGTTTAAGCAGCAAGATAGAATCTATAAGAGACATGCTCTTTCATCTAAAAGCATTCATAGAAGCGGCCGTTGACTTTCCGGAAGAAGAAATTGAAATCATTGAAACAGGCAAGGTAAAAGAAAAGGTTGAAAAAGCAACTGAAAAGATAGAAAAGCTCCTTGAAACATACGATGATGGAAGAATTATTCGTGAAGGCATAAAAATAGCAATAGCAGGAAGGCCAAATGTCGGCAAATCCTCCCTCCTTAACGCCCTTTTAAAGGAAGAAAGAGCAATTGTTACAGACATTCCCGGGACAACAAGAGATGTAATAGAAGAAGCTGTTACGTTAAAAGGTATTCCTGTAAGGCTTATAGACACGGCAGGTATAAGAGAAGCAAAAGACGTTGTTGAAAAGATAGGCATAGATAAAACAAAGGAGAAATTAAAAGAAGCTGACATCATACTTTTTGTTATTGACGGCTCTACTGGATTCACAGAAGAAGACAAAAAGATATATGAAACGCTAAAAGATAATCCAAACTTAATAGTTGTAATAAACAAAAAAGACCAGGGATTAAAAGTTTCGTGTAAAGACTTTGAAAATACCTGCGTAGAAATAAGTGCCAAAGAAGGTGAAGGTATAGAAGTTCTTTCTGAAGTAGTTATGAAAAAACTTCTTCTTGAACCAGAAACCTTATTTAAAGAGACAGAAGCAATGATAACAAGCGAAAGGCATAAAAATCTGTTAGAGAAAGCGCTAAAAAGTCTTCAAAATATGAAAAAAAGTATTGAATACGGTATTGAATCACCGGAGTTTTTGGCACTTGACCTTGATGAAGCCCTTAACGCTCTTGGTGAAATTGTTGGCAAAAAAGGCATTGAAGACATGCTGGATATAATATTTTCAACATTTTGTATCGGGAAGTAATAGGGTAAAGAGAAAATAAGTTCCTCTTTACCCTAAGTTTTTTATTTTAAAAAATTTAAAATCTTTTAAGATGCTTAACCTGTTCAACATCCTTCTCAAAACTTAAAAGCTCTTCTCTATCAAGGTATTTATTAAGCTTTGAAACAGCATATTTATAAAATCTATTTATGCCTTCTGCCATAGCTTTATCTCTTGAATCTATGAGCTCTTTTGGTGCTGTAGCTTTACTAACCAAATCCGTAATTAAATCTTTATTCCTATTATTTATTTGATACTGATAGGTGTAGGGGTCAACGATGTTTGCATCAGAAAGATTGATTCTTTTTTTCATGAAAACTTGTCTTGTAAGAGGTTCTATAAGAGTTACAGTAACGTCTCCACCAAAATAGAGTTTACCCTTTTCAGAACAATAAAGATTGTTGCATTTGTTTTCTTCCACAACTTTTTTAATATCTAAATTGATTTCTGGAATTAATGTTAAGTAAATTTTCTTCTTATCTTGATAGGTAATATCATCAAATGTTTCATATGGACCTTTTAAAGTAAATCCCTTTTTAATGAGAATTTCTTGTATCGCAGTTTGAAGAGCTTTTTTTAACTTATCTTCATAATACTCTTTAAAATATTGGGATGGTGAAACAATACCAATTATTTTCTTTGTCTTGGGTTGTTCTTCTACTTGCGGTGTTTCTAAATTTAGTTGAGTTGTAACTCTTTTGACGGGAATTGTTGAAGCACAGCTACTTAATAATACCCCAATTAGGATTGCACCCGTTAAAAATTTTTTCTCATTTGATCCCTCCAATATGTTTTTTTTGTGTTTTCTGTAAATGGATTATAGATAAATGTAAACTTTTTTTCAATGAAGTGTCCATAAAACTGTGTAAATTCTATTACGCCTCCAACCTCTCTCCAAAAATTTCAGAAAGCTGGCCGTAGATAATGCCCCAACCCCTTACAGAGCTTTTGCTCCACTTCTTATCAAGCTCAACTACTGCTAAATAAAGGCTCTTCAAAATAGTCGGAAGATACTTCCCTCTTGTCCTTCCAAGACACATAACTCAGGGAGTCCCTTATCTGGTGAACTACGCATCTCTGTATCTCTGCTTGTGGATAGACTCCTTTTATCGCTTTGCTTATCCCTGCCATTCCGTCTACGCTAAATATGAGAACGTCTTTGACTCCTATACTCTTTAAGTCATTGAACACCTTAAACCAGAAACTTGAGCTCTAAGTCTCCGATATCCAGAATCCTAAGACCTCTTTCTTCCCTTCTCGGGTTATTCCGATTATTACGTAGATAGCTTTATCCCTCGCTCTCCCTTCTTCTCTGACTTTGTAAAAAATACAGTCTAT
It encodes:
- the mnmE gene encoding tRNA uridine-5-carboxymethylaminomethyl(34) synthesis GTPase MnmE; its protein translation is MKDYLCEDTIAAISTPLSKGAIGIVRISGKKALEILKKVFRTKSGKPKETFENRKMTYGIIVDENNDEIDEVLAVYMKGPKTFTGEDVVEIHSHGGIYVVRKILKRVLSEGARLAEPGEFTKRAFLNGRIDLVQAEAINEIINAESELSLKVAVNHLKGSLSSKIESIRDMLFHLKAFIEAAVDFPEEEIEIIETGKVKEKVEKATEKIEKLLETYDDGRIIREGIKIAIAGRPNVGKSSLLNALLKEERAIVTDIPGTTRDVIEEAVTLKGIPVRLIDTAGIREAKDVVEKIGIDKTKEKLKEADIILFVIDGSTGFTEEDKKIYETLKDNPNLIVVINKKDQGLKVSCKDFENTCVEISAKEGEGIEVLSEVVMKKLLLEPETLFKETEAMITSERHKNLLEKALKSLQNMKKSIEYGIESPEFLALDLDEALNALGEIVGKKGIEDMLDIIFSTFCIGK
- a CDS encoding HpaA family protein, coding for MEGSNEKKFLTGAILIGVLLSSCASTIPVKRVTTQLNLETPQVEEQPKTKKIIGIVSPSQYFKEYYEDKLKKALQTAIQEILIKKGFTLKGPYETFDDITYQDKKKIYLTLIPEINLDIKKVVEENKCNNLYCSEKGKLYFGGDVTVTLIEPLTRQVFMKKRINLSDANIVDPYTYQYQINNRNKDLITDLVSKATAPKELIDSRDKAMAEGINRFYKYAVSKLNKYLDREELLSFEKDVEQVKHLKRF